A segment of the Kazachstania africana CBS 2517 chromosome 2, complete genome genome:
GATTTGCCAATTCTTTTCTCGAAGCGCTCCGAGATATATATGTATCAAGGGAAATTCTTCAACTTGAGCACACTACAACTTATTGCTAGTCACATTGGATAAGTACAAAATGTCTAGTTCAGGCTGACGAATGTAATGTCGTAAAATAATACCTAATTATtatatgtgtatatatggttgatttattaaagaaagaaaacaatgatttcaatttgtacCAATAAAGAAAAGCTAACATTtatcttcctttttttcattttgccTTCTCTTCCTGTATCTGATCCATAAATCTTCTGCCATATAAGAAAACGAAAATGCAAAACCCAATGCACCTAGACCAATTGCAACATAAAGGGCAGCTCTATACCCTTTCAATACATCCTTTCCTCCGTTATTATATTGAACTTCTGCGGTTGTACCCATACCTAAGCATAAAGATGTTGCATAATTAGTGATAGTATTGACTAAAGAACCCGACATTCCCTGGTATTGCATAGGTAATAAATCACTTAAAATAATGGAGGAGCCGGGAAAGGATAAATCCATTCCAAGAGCTAAAATGATTTGCATGCCTAAACTGTTACGCCAATATGTTTGATCTGGAGAGGTAACACTGAATATTATATTACCACAGGTAAAGCCAATGGAAGATAAGCAAAATAAAACTGATGGACCCACTTTGTTGATTGTGAATGCAACAGTTATGGCAGTCAAAGATCCAAATATAATGAATACGAAATGAGTGCTGCCTGCCCATAATGGACTGAAATGTCTTAAATTCAGGTTGAACGCATAGTAGTAAAAAGTCCAAATTCCAAAGGCACCCCATCCAAGGAACAGCGAGATGATGATTGTGACAATATGACGATTTTTAGTTACTTCTGGTGGTAATAATGGTGATTCTGCTTTTTTTAACTCGTAAATAAAGAAAGCCACTAAGAAAAAGACTGCAACAATCAATATTACTATAATATATGCCTTTGACCATCCAGAAATTGGGGCCTGATTCCAAACAAAGTTCATTAGAATTAAACCAATAACGCCGAGCAGAGACCCAATCCAATCcatcttcaaattgtaGATGTTTGTGGGAACATGGTTAGGTATCGAGTAAATCCCCataatcaaattgataaaaacaGCTATGGCAGtagcaaaaaaaatccaagGCCATTGATCTTTGTTTGAATCAACGATGAGTCCACCCCACATACCACCAAATGTCTGACCAACGGGGGCCATACAACCGATAAAACTGataacaatatttttacGCATAGATCCAACATTGTAGATATTACCGACAAGGCCCATGACATTTGGTAAGACGAAGGCTACACCTAATCCTTGGAACGCACGACAGATAATAAAGAAGGTTACATTTTCGgtatattttgaaacacCGCAAAGAATGGACCAAATGcagaagatgatattaCCTCCAATAAAAGTAGCTTTTAGACCATATATGTCACCTATTCTGCCACTTACCAAAATAAATGAGCCAGATGCTAGGGTGAAAGAAGCCATTAACCAGGTCTTTGCAGCACCATCAGAATTGAGCGAATCTGCCAGCACATTCATGGTTGAAAGAGTTTGCGTTTGGCCAGCTTGGTTCAAAAGATTTGCTAGCATACATGTTCCTATGAAGGTATATTCCTGCCAGCTGGATTTAAAGTATGTTGGGTCTTGCCATTTGGAATTATTCGAAATGGATgaaacatcatcatcagtGATACTTATCTGATCTTTTTTAACTGAGTCAGAAAGCACATCAAGAGAAGTTTGGGCCGTTACTGTTGTTGTTTGAAAGTCCTCAATTGGATTTTTTTCCTCCTCCTGTTGTTTAAGTTTTTTTCTGTAGAGCTTTAGCATATGTGGTTATTCAATCTGTAATCTTGATTCTTCTAGTAAATTCAAGCTATAAAGATACTACAAGACAATAATTTAGGATCAAATGTGTTGAAATGTTTCGTCATTTATATACCTACAACAtctcaaaaaaaatattttgttgtgTCAGCAGCTGTGATAGTATTAATGCAGCTAATGAATATCAGTGTAAAGCAACGAGTACACACGGGAGAAGTCCCAGGTGCCATAACTTATACATTCTTTTGTAGTTCTTTACGCTAGTTGCATATGAACCGGCGTAGTTCAATAGTTTCGGAGGATTGAACTCATTGACTACATCGACTTTCAAGTGAGAGAGGTACGGCCGCTTCATAAATGCTATAAATTTTTCCCAAAATGTCCATATTTCCGCGGATTTTCGGTAATTGTTAAAGAAATCGAAGCGCGTAAACCAAACGACGACGCGTTTAAGTTCAGTTGTTGTGACAACAGAAACATTGGTTGATATGGAAACACGCAAAAAGTAAGTTGTGTAACTTAAAAATGCTTCAAATTCAGTTGACGTGACAACAGAAAGATTGGTTGATATGGAAACGCGTAAAAAGTAAGTTATATAACTTACAAATGCTCCAAATTCAGCTGGCGCGACAAGAAAACATTAGTTGATATGGAAACGCGTAAAAAGTAGGTTGCGTAACTCAAGAATCCTTTAAGATTGGGGTCAAAACGCCCTGGCCGTTTAGAAATGAGGCAATGCCCCAACCCCTTCGTTGTCAGAACTACGAGTAAATTTTACTGTTTCCGGAAAAGTATTGTTATATAAATGAACTTAATTGAAACGCGTCAATGCAGATGTGCCGTTTGCGATTGTAATAGAATCTTTGTGGGGGCCGTGATTATATAGTTggatatattttatttggGGCATTACCCTTTTAGATTTGGAAGCTATTTCTTACGAATACTTCCACTTTTACCAAAACGAGTATACCTCCATAAGTTTCATATAGATAGAAAAAATGAGCTTActttagaatttttattcatttcacttttgttttcaaaagattgaatattgataaattatatGGTTACattagaaaagaatatagtaaataatttcaagGAAAcgaattcaataaatccaTACTTGAATAAGTCAGACGCTTTTTTATGTAGTACATCAATCAGAATTTTGCCAATTGAACAGATCATTCagtgtttctttttcccttttcttttgatcATCAGGTCTTAAAAGATCAGAAACCGAAAAATTACTGTTCATTCCTGTCCCACCTAAACCAAAATTTCCGTTGTATCTTCTTGGCCTTCTTTGAACAGCaccattttctaaatttaaGTCAGTATCATCTTTGTTAGCGTCTGAACTTTGACTAGATAGTACTTTTGGGTTTATACATTGTCCCGTTGTCTCAATCGAAGAAACGTTCACCAAGTTATTTTCTCCTGTAGGCTTAAATGGATTCGCTAACAAAGGAGCCAATCCTAAAGATCCATCAATAATATAGCTGAAATCAGAAAGATAATTTTCAGTACTTAACATATTGCCAGATTCATTCTTGTTTGTCAAATCTTGCTTGAAATTTATGGTTTCCACGTTGTCATTTTCGGTGGCATTTGCATTCTGTTTGTTCACTCCACTTTCACCggtatttgaatttatcgaCGAAAAAggaatttcattattgagTAGCATCATCATTGTTGTTAAACTTTGGTTgttactattatttttcagattAGAGTATAgtaaattattattcacCTTGCTATTCCCAagcaaattttctttactttGAAAGTTAGGAGAGAAGATATTAGGtgatatattaaatttacCTTGATTTCTTAACAATTGTTCCATGTTAAGCGTACTGTTGCTTGCTGTATTCACTTGAGAAAATTTGGGAATAAGTGAATCATTAAAAGGTTTTTGATCTATCAAGTTAATGCTCGAGCCATGATGGCTGtttatttt
Coding sequences within it:
- the KAFR0B03940 gene encoding uncharacterized protein (similar to Saccharomyces cerevisiae ATR1 (YML116W) and YMR279C; ancestral locus Anc_8.843), producing the protein MLKLYRKKLKQQEEEKNPIEDFQTTTVTAQTSLDVLSDSVKKDQISITDDDVSSISNNSKWQDPTYFKSSWQEYTFIGTCMLANLLNQAGQTQTLSTMNVLADSLNSDGAAKTWLMASFTLASGSFILVSGRIGDIYGLKATFIGGNIIFCIWSILCGVSKYTENVTFFIICRAFQGLGVAFVLPNVMGLVGNIYNVGSMRKNIVISFIGCMAPVGQTFGGMWGGLIVDSNKDQWPWIFFATAIAVFINLIMGIYSIPNHVPTNIYNLKMDWIGSLLGVIGLILMNFVWNQAPISGWSKAYIIVILIVAVFFLVAFFIYELKKAESPLLPPEVTKNRHIVTIIISLFLGWGAFGIWTFYYYAFNLNLRHFSPLWAGSTHFVFIIFGSLTAITVAFTINKVGPSVLFCLSSIGFTCGNIIFSVTSPDQTYWRNSLGMQIILALGMDLSFPGSSIILSDLLPMQYQGMSGSLVNTITNYATSLCLGMGTTAEVQYNNGGKDVLKGYRAALYVAIGLGALGFAFSFSYMAEDLWIRYRKRRQNEKKEDKC